One part of the Rutidosis leptorrhynchoides isolate AG116_Rl617_1_P2 chromosome 1, CSIRO_AGI_Rlap_v1, whole genome shotgun sequence genome encodes these proteins:
- the LOC139874778 gene encoding uncharacterized protein, which yields MDVERLCCMCGDIGFPEKIFRCINCNFRFQHEYCSNYYSESSGPPELCDWCQTEVTRTGKQGGSTKKSKGEARISNRSEYSGEKIKQHGRDHQEGSEKFKSSSSTGAPSPKTGTRRYKLLKDVMC from the exons ATGGATGTTGAAAGATTGTGTTGTATGTGTGGTGACATTGGTTTCCCTGAAAAAATCTTCCGATGTATCAACTGCAACTTCCGCTTCCAACACGA GTATTGTAGCAACTACTATAGCGAATCATCTGGGCCACCGGAGCTATGTGATTGGTGCCAAACTGAGGTGACTCGAACCGGCAAACAAGGTGGTTCAACAAAGAAATCAAAAGGTGAAGCGAGAATTAGTAACCGGTCAGAATATTCGGGTGAAAAGATTAAGCAACATGGGCGTGATCATCAAGAGGGTTCTGAAAAATTCAAGTCATCATCATCAACCGGGGCTCCGTCACCAAAGACGGGTACCCGAAGGTACAAGCTTCTCAAAGATGTCATGTGTTGA